The DNA window GCGCTCGCGTGCCTTCGCGATTCCGGCCTCGTTGCCGAGCGTCGCCGCGTGATGAACGGGACGCGCCGCTGGCTCTGCGCGGAGCTCGACCGGCAGCGACGGCGCTACATTCCCTCCGAAGCGAACTTCCTGATGATCGACGTCGGGGGCGACGTCGCGCCGGTCATCGCGGCATTCCGCGAGCGCGGGATCCACGTGGGACGCCGGTTCCCGTCGATGGCGACGTGGATGCGGATATCCGTCGGGAAGCCGGAGGAGATGCGCGCGTTCGCGGAGGCGCTCGGCGAGATCCTTCCACCGGGCCGCCGAGCCGCCTGAACGAAAAAGGGGCGGGAGCCTCGCGGCCCCGCCCCGTCCGAACGGCGCCGGGATCCGGCTACTTGACCTTGATCTCGATCGCCTTCGGCTTCGCGGCTTCGCTCTTCGGCAGGAACACGCTCAGCATTCCTTCCTCGAACTTCGCCTCGATCTTCTTGTCGTCGGCGTCGACCGGGAGCGTGAAGCTCCGGAGGAACGTCCCGTAGGAGCGTTCCGTCCGATGGAACTTCCTCCCTTTCTCTTCCTTTTCCTTGAACCGCTCGCCGCGGATCGTCAGCGTGCCTTCCTCGACCGTGAGATGGACGTTCTCCTTCTTCACTTCGGGGATCTCGGCCTTGATCGTGTATCCCTTCTCGTTCTCCTCGATGTCGACGACCGGCGACCAGTCGGCGACGGTGAGGGCCTCCTCGAGAGGAGTGCGGTCGAACGTCGACCACGGATTCGCGAGGAAACGATTCAAGGTCTCGGACAGTTTGTCGAGGCCTCGGATCGGGGTCTCCATCCGCATGAGTTCCATGATGGACCTCCTTTCGTCGAGATTGTGCGCGCCGCCCGGCCGATTCGTAAGATCTGATTTCATCAAAGACACGTCGATCGAATCGACGATCCCGCGCAAACGCGCCGGGCGCGGAACGCGGTCGTCAGCGGCGAGCGGCGGAAAATCTCGCCCGGCAGAGCAGGATTTCCCCCTGCGGTCCGGTTTCCACGAGGTTCGCCCGCGACGCGAGAATCGCGAGAGCGATCCCGCCGCCACGGGCGAGCGGCGGCGCGTCGCGGCCGCGAATCCAGAGGAGGAGGCTCCGGGACGGGCTGTGGGCGATCGCCTCGCCGAGCACCGAGGCGTCATTCCACTTCCGTCGCTCCGCGATTCCGGAATAGAAATCGAGCGCGACCTCGTCGAATCGCCACCCACCCGCGGGTTCCCCCGGCCGCCGAGATCGCGAGGCGGCGCGGCCCAGAACCGCGAGGGCTCGCCCGTCTTCGAGGGCGGCCGGCAGGAGCAGGGGGATCGAGATCGCCGCCAGCACCGCGAGCGTGAAGAAGCGGGCCGTCGACCGGGCCGCCGACGGGAGGGAGAGCGCGAGCGCCGCGGCGACTGCGAGCGCCGCGATCGATGGGACGAGGAGAGCGGGGAACTCGACTCGCCCCGTCCCCGCGATCGCCCCTCCGACGAGGAGCACGCCCGTGACCGCGGCGACCCACGCCGCCGTCCGCCGCGCCCCCTCCCCGCTCTCCCGGAGCCGCTCCGAGGCGATCATCGCGAACGCCGGAAGCGCGGGCAGCACGTAGTGCGGAAGCTTCGTCGCGGAAAAGGAGAACAACACGGGAATTCCCCAGGCCCACGCCTCCCACCGCGGGTCGGGGCGCCGGGCGGCCGTCCTCGGACCCGCCGCGAAGCCGGCCCAAGGAAAGAGTCCCGCGACGAGCACCGGCACGTAATACAGGAAGGGGCCTCCGTGCCCCTCCCGTGCCCGGAGGAAGCGGCCGACGTTCTCCCGTGCGAGGAATGCGGCCGTTCCCGAGCCGCGGCCGAGCCACCACGGCGCGGTCAACGCCGTGGCGATCGCGGCCGCAGCCGCGAACCCGAGGATCGATCGCCCCCGCGGGCGCCCGCCCGTAATCGAGCCCGCCGCGAAGAGCGCCGGCGCGGCCAGAGCAACGGGCCCCTTCGCGAGGAGCGCGCCCGCCAGGGCCCCCGCGGCCCCCGCCAGCGCGGCGGGACGGAATCTCCGCGAGAGCGAAAGGAGGGCGTGGATCGCCGCCAGATCGAAGAAGAGAAGGGCCGCCTCCGTCAGCAGGAGGCGCGCGTAGACGATCCACAGAAGCGAGGTGGCGAACACCGCGGCCGCCGCGCCACCGCGATCGGGAGCGCCGGTTCGCGCGGCGAGGCGACGCACGAGCGCGACCGCGAGAGCCGCGAGGACGAGGTGGGGCAGCCGTCCGGCCGCTTCCGATTCGCCGAACAGGCGGAAGGAGCCCGCGGTCAGCCAGAAGACGAGCGGCGGCTTCTCCGCGAAGGACTTCCCGAAGAGAGCCGGCGCGGCGAGCGATCCGCCCCGCGCCATCGCGCGGGCGACCGCAGCGTAGTCCGCCTCGTCGCGGTTCCAGAACGGCCGCGAAGCTCCCGGCAGGAGGATCAGCAGGGCGAGCGCCGCGGTCGCGAGGTCCGCCCGGAATCCGGAGCGGATCGCGGCGGGCCGGGGCGCCATTCCCACCGGAGGGGCGGCCCGCTCCCCGCTCCTATCGTCCCGCCGGCTCGGCGGCGGGAACCGGAGGAGCGGACGCGGACGGGGTCGAACCGGATCGCTGGAGGTCGATCGCGACTCCGGCGAGACCGAGGGTCCCCGGCTCGCCGCCCGATCTCCGGATCTCCGCGCGCATGCCGGAGATCCAGGGGAGCTCCTCGATCATCTGCGACGCCCGGCCGAGAAGATCGGCGGCGCCCGCGAATCTCCCGAGACCGGAGGTTTCCGCGGCCTCGCGGACGTCCTCGTCGGTCAGCGGCGTGATCCGCACGACGGCCGTTCGGTCTCGCGGCTCGATCCGGAGGAGGGGGCCGAAGCTCGGATCGGACGAGACGGAGAGCGTCGCCTCCGCTCCCGGCAGGGGCGCCCCGGGATCCGCGGCGAGCCCGAACGCCCGGAGGATCTCGGCCGCGGGGAGCCCGTCGACGGTCACGGAGTCCGCTCCCGCGGCGTCCAGCGCGGCGGCGACGGCGGCCCGCGCCGCCGCGGAATCGACGCCGTCGAACTCGCTCACCCGCCCGGCGGGACGCCGCCGGAACGCGGCGTACGGAACCGCCTTTCCGAGAGCGCGCGCGGCCGATTCGGGAAAGCGATACGAGGGGAACACGGGCCGGGGCGACCCCTCCGCCTCTCCCTCGCCGGCGAAAGCGACCGCGCCCGCGGCGCCCATGAGACAGAGGAGGACGGGCTTGGCGACGCCGCTCCGGCGCTCCGCGCGCAGAGCCGCCCGGCGGATCGCCCTCCCGACGATGCGGGGATCGCACTCGCCGACGCACGCGTAGATCGCGATCAGCGCGTCCACGTCCTCGCGCGCGATCGCGTCCTCCACCGCCCGCTCGTACCGGGCGACTTCGGCCATCGCTCCCAGATCGACGACCGCGTGGCCCACGACGGAGAGCCCCTCCGCGTCGCACGCGTCGGCGCAGATCGTGAGCACCCCGCCGGAATTCCCGACGATGCCGACCCGATTCCCGCCCGGGAGCGGCTGGTTCGCGAGGAGCGCGGCGACGTCGAACATCTCCTCGATCGTGTCGGCGCGGATGACGCCGGCCTGCCGGAAGAGCGCGTCCACGTTCGTGTCGCTCTGTCCCGCCGCCCCGGAGGTTCCGGCCGCGATGTGGGCCCGCGCGACGTCCCGTCCCGCGCGGCTCCGCGCGCTCTTGACGCAGAGCACGGGCTTGCGATGCGCGAGCCGGCGGGCGATCCGCGCGAAACGTCGTGCGCTGCCGAAGGTCTCGAGGTAGAGGAGCGCGAGCCCGGTCGACGAGTCCTCCTCCCAGAACTGGAGGAGGTCGTTGCCCGAAACGTCGGCCCGGTTGCCCGCCGAGACGAACGTCGAGAAGCCGAGGCCGCGCTCCGCCGCGTACTCGAGGATGACGATCCCGAGCGCGGCGGAGTGGGAGAAGAATCCGATGCGTCCTCGCGGCGCCATGGCCGGGGCGAGGCTCGCGTTCAGGCGGACCTCCGGGTCGGTGTTCATCAACCCCAGGCAGTTGGGGCCGATCAGGCGCGCTCCGTGCGACCGGACCGCCTCGAGGAGCTCGGCCTGCCGCGCCGCCCCGTCGGGGCCGGACTCGGCGAACCCCGACGTCAGGACGAGGAGCGCCCGGCATCCGGTCGCGAGCGCCTCGCGCGCCGCGTCGACCGCGCCCTCGGCGGGGACCGCGATGATCGCGAGATCCGGAGGTTCCGGAAGATCGCGCACGGAAGGGTGCGCCCGCACCCCGTGGACCGACGCCGCCTGGCGGTTCACGGGATAGACCGCCCCCGCGAAATTCCCTCTCAGGATCGCCCGGAAGATCAGGCTCCCGATCGCGGCCGGGTCGCGCGAGGCGCCGATGACCGCCACCGAGCGGGGGCGGAAGAACGGGAGGATCGAGTTCGCCGCCGCGACCCGCTCACGGAGCTCGACCCGTTCCCGGAGCGACTCGCGCGCGGCGACCGGAAACTCGACGTGCACGACTCCCGCCCCGTCGAACGCCTGGACCACCTCGAAGCCGGAATCGCGGAACACGTTGATCATCGCGAGGTTCTCGGAGAGCACCTCGGCCTCGAATCCGAGAAAGCCGTTCGCCGCGGCGATTCCGGCGAGCCGCTCGAGGAGGAGCGTGCTGATCCCCCGTCCCTGGAAATCGTCGTGGACGAGGAACGCGACCTCGGCGCGCCCTCCGGCGCCCGTCGCGGCGTAGCTCCCGAGCCCCGCGATCCGCGGCCCCTCCGCCGGCCCCGCGACGGCGAGGAGCGAGAAGTTCTCCCGCGGATCGCCGGCGCACATCGCCTCGATGACCGGACGCGGGACCTCCGCGACCGCGCCCATGAAGCGCATCGAGAGGCTCTCGCGGGAAACGCCGCGGAGGAACGCGTCGACCGCCGGAACGTCCTCGGGGAGGGCCGCCCGGAGCCGGACCGTCTCTCCGTCGCGGAGGATCGCGAATTCCGAGAAGGCCCTTCCGTCGGGAATGATCGAGAACATCGTCAGCCCTCCGACCCGGGCGCGGCCGGGCTGTCAGAGCCAGTAAGGGCGAGCCTCATCGAGGAGCCTTTCCGCCGTCCGGCGATTCGCCGCGGCGATCTCCGCGCGCCGGGGAACGGCGCCGGCGGGGAGTTCGCGGTCGTGGAGGGTCGGGGCGAGCTCCTCGCCCGACGCGCCCCGCCACCTCTCCACCCAACCCGGCGGGAGGACGTCGGGAATCGGGAGGTCGCGCGCGAGGAGGCAGAGGGTCGCCCAGATCCGGGCCGCCGCGCCGTACGCGTAGCCCCCGCCCAGCGTGAAGAGCACGCGCCCCGCGGTCAGCTCGTCGGCGAGCGCGAGCAGGCGGCGGAACACCGCCTCGTAGTCGCGCGTCGTCAGCATCAGGTCGGCCAGCGGGTCGGCCCAGTGCGCGTCCGCGCCGGCCTGGACGACGATGACTCCGGGCCGGAAGTGCCGGAGCGCGGCGGGCACGACCGCGTCGAAGACCTCGAGCCAGCTCTCCCCTTCCGTGAACGGCTCGAGCGGGAGATTGAGCTTCAGTCCGCGGCCCACGCCGGAGCCGAGGTCGCGCACCTCGCCGCTCCCGGGAAAGAGGAACCGCCCCGATTCGTGGAGGCTGATCGTCATCACCCGGCGGTCTTCGTAGAGGATCTGCTGGACGCCGTCGCCGTGATGCACATCGATGTCGACGTAGGCGACCCAGAAGCCCTTTTCCGCGAGCCACCGGATCGCGATCGCGAGGTCGTTGTAGACGCAGAAGCCGGACGCGAAGTTCCGCTGCGCGTGGTGGAGGCCGCCGCCGAGCTGCACGACGCGCTTCTGCCCCCTCTCGACGATCGCCCGCGCCGCCTCGAGCGTCCCGCCGACGTGCCAGCGCGCCGCTTCGTCCATGCCGCGGAACGCCGGGGTGTCGGCGGTGCCGAGTCCGTATCGGGCCGCGTCCGGGACGGCCTCGCCCCGGGAGAGCGCCTCGACCCGGCGAACGTAGTAATCCTCGTGGATGACGAGCACCTCCTCGCGCGTCGCGGGCGACGGCGCGACGGGCGCGACGGGATGCCCCAGCCGCTCGAGGAGGTCGAGAGTCATCTCGACCCGGACGGGGCTGAAGGGGTGGCGGTCTCCGAACGCGTAGCTGCCGTAGGCGGGATGGTAGATCACCGAGGCCATGGTTTGTCGGGCGGCCAGACGACGTCGAACCCCTCCCGTCGCAGGTCCGCCGCGAGCGGGCGGATCTCGATCGATCCGGCGCGCAGGACCGCACGGATGCTCTCCCCCGCGTCGGGATGCGTGAGGATCGAATGGACGGCCACCCCCCGTCCCGCGAAGAACGCCGTCAGGCGCGCGAGCTCTCCCGGGGCGTCCGCCAGCCGCACCTCGAGCCTCCCCGAGGGCTTGTGGACCCCGGTCATCGCGAGGAGCGCGTCCAGGAGATCGATTCCCGTCACGATCCCGAGGAGCCGTTCCCCCTCCATGACGGGAAGGCAGCCGATCTTCCTTTCCCGCATGGCGCGGGCGGCGTCCTCCACGGGATCGTCCGGCGACGCGGTCACCGGCGCCCGGACCATCACCGACGAGACCCGGCTGCCGGGCGCGAAGGGCGAGGCCGCGAGGGCGCTCGTCGCGAGCCTCAGATCCCGGTCGGTGACGACGCCGACGACCCGCTCTCCGTCGAAGACGAGGAGGTGCCGGATCTCCTTTTCCCGCATCATCCGGTAGGCGTCCTCGAGCGTGGCCTCGGGGGGAACCGCGGCGACCGGGCTGCTCATGATGTCCCGCACCAGCATCGGATCTCCTCAGTCCGGGCTCACTTGACCGATCCGACGGTGAAGCCCGCGATGAAACGATCGAGGAAGAGGTTGTAGAGGATCCCGATCGGCAGCGTCGCGATGAGGCACGCGGCCATGAGCGATCCCCAGTAGAAGACGTCGCCGCGCACGAGGTAGATCGGAACGCCGACCCCGACGGTCTGGTGCGACGCCGACGAGATGAACGTCAGCGCGTACACGAATTCCTGCATGACGAGCGTGAAGCTGAAGATCACGACCGTGAGGATTCCCGAGACCGAGATCGGGATCACGAGCTTCACGAACGTCTGGAACCGCGTCAGCCCGTCGACCATCGCGGCATCCTCCAGCTCGCGAGGAATCGACTTGAAGAACCCCATCAGGAGCCAGGTCGAGAAGGGAATCGTGAAGCTCGGATAGACGACGATGATCGACCAGAGGGAGTCCTGGAGCCCCAGACCCGCGACGATCCGCGAAAGAGGAATGAAGAGCAGCGTCGGCGGGACGAGGTAGGTCAGGAAGATCCCGATCCCCACCCGCTCCCCCCATCGCCCCGTCAGTCGCGCCAGGCCGTACGCCGCGGGGGTCGCCAGGAGCAGGGTGATCGCCACCACGCCGATGCCGGCGAGTGCCGTATTGCTCAGCCAGCGGAGGAAGAGCGTCTCGCGGAACAGGTACCGAACGTGCTCGAGGGTCGGCGGCGCGTTGAAGATGAACGGGTTGTTCTTCAGGTCGTACAGATCCTGCGTCTTCTTGAACGCCGTGATCAGCATCCAGTAGAACGGGAAGGCCAGCAGGATCGCGAACGTGGCGAGGGTCCCCCAGCGCACGGCGGTCGCGGCGCTCCGCCGCGCGCGAAGGCCGCCGACCATCCGCACCCCGCTCCGCGGGGGCACTACGTCACCTCCGCGCGGCGGGCCGTTCGCAGCATCAGCCAGGCGACGACCACGAGGAGGGGAACGAGGAAGATCGAGATCGCGGCGCCTTCCGCGAGGTCGCTTCCCAGGATCCCGGTGAAGAAGGCGAGCGACGGAACCACCTGGGTCGTGTCGTACGGTCCGCCCCGGGTGAGGATGTAGATGACGGTCATGTCCGTGAAGGTGAAGACGACGCCGAAGAGGATCGCGACGTTGATGATCGGGAGCATCATCGGAATCTCGATCTGGAAGAGGCGCCGGAAGAACCGGGCTCCGTCCACCTCGGCGGCTTCCGGGATGTCCTTCGGGATCGCGGTCCACCCCGCGAGGATGATGACCGTCGCGAACGGCAGCATGCGCCACGTGTGGACGAGGATGACGGAGAGCATCGCGAGCTTCGGTTCCCCCAGCCACATCGGCGGAGAGAACGCGTTGGCGAGGTGG is part of the Thermoanaerobaculia bacterium genome and encodes:
- a CDS encoding carbohydrate ABC transporter permease, with translation MVGGLRARRSAATAVRWGTLATFAILLAFPFYWMLITAFKKTQDLYDLKNNPFIFNAPPTLEHVRYLFRETLFLRWLSNTALAGIGVVAITLLLATPAAYGLARLTGRWGERVGIGIFLTYLVPPTLLFIPLSRIVAGLGLQDSLWSIIVVYPSFTIPFSTWLLMGFFKSIPRELEDAAMVDGLTRFQTFVKLVIPISVSGILTVVIFSFTLVMQEFVYALTFISSASHQTVGVGVPIYLVRGDVFYWGSLMAACLIATLPIGILYNLFLDRFIAGFTVGSVK
- a CDS encoding aminotransferase class I/II-fold pyridoxal phosphate-dependent enzyme; this encodes ALACLRDSGLVAERRRVMNGTRRWLCAELDRQRRRYIPSEANFLMIDVGGDVAPVIAAFRERGIHVGRRFPSMATWMRISVGKPEEMRAFAEALGEILPPGRRAA
- a CDS encoding sugar ABC transporter permease, with amino-acid sequence MSRKHQRWLGPAMFLPAIVYVLALVGVPFFLAFLYAVGDVKVGSRGYHFVGLRNIRSVLQNPAFLTALRNSFVFTVASQVLVLVGATILALALKDAFRGRGFVRFLILLPWVAPVSIGSIGWKWILDSLYSVINWVLIRLHLANAFSPPMWLGEPKLAMLSVILVHTWRMLPFATVIILAGWTAIPKDIPEAAEVDGARFFRRLFQIEIPMMLPIINVAILFGVVFTFTDMTVIYILTRGGPYDTTQVVPSLAFFTGILGSDLAEGAAISIFLVPLLVVVAWLMLRTARRAEVT
- a CDS encoding acetoin utilization protein AcuC, which produces MASVIYHPAYGSYAFGDRHPFSPVRVEMTLDLLERLGHPVAPVAPSPATREEVLVIHEDYYVRRVEALSRGEAVPDAARYGLGTADTPAFRGMDEAARWHVGGTLEAARAIVERGQKRVVQLGGGLHHAQRNFASGFCVYNDLAIAIRWLAEKGFWVAYVDIDVHHGDGVQQILYEDRRVMTISLHESGRFLFPGSGEVRDLGSGVGRGLKLNLPLEPFTEGESWLEVFDAVVPAALRHFRPGVIVVQAGADAHWADPLADLMLTTRDYEAVFRRLLALADELTAGRVLFTLGGGYAYGAAARIWATLCLLARDLPIPDVLPPGWVERWRGASGEELAPTLHDRELPAGAVPRRAEIAAANRRTAERLLDEARPYWL
- a CDS encoding glycosyltransferase family 39 protein — encoded protein: MAPRPAAIRSGFRADLATAALALLILLPGASRPFWNRDEADYAAVARAMARGGSLAAPALFGKSFAEKPPLVFWLTAGSFRLFGESEAAGRLPHLVLAALAVALVRRLAARTGAPDRGGAAAAVFATSLLWIVYARLLLTEAALLFFDLAAIHALLSLSRRFRPAALAGAAGALAGALLAKGPVALAAPALFAAGSITGGRPRGRSILGFAAAAAIATALTAPWWLGRGSGTAAFLARENVGRFLRAREGHGGPFLYYVPVLVAGLFPWAGFAAGPRTAARRPDPRWEAWAWGIPVLFSFSATKLPHYVLPALPAFAMIASERLRESGEGARRTAAWVAAVTGVLLVGGAIAGTGRVEFPALLVPSIAALAVAAALALSLPSAARSTARFFTLAVLAAISIPLLLPAALEDGRALAVLGRAASRSRRPGEPAGGWRFDEVALDFYSGIAERRKWNDASVLGEAIAHSPSRSLLLWIRGRDAPPLARGGGIALAILASRANLVETGPQGEILLCRARFSAARR
- a CDS encoding Hsp20/alpha crystallin family protein; its protein translation is MELMRMETPIRGLDKLSETLNRFLANPWSTFDRTPLEEALTVADWSPVVDIEENEKGYTIKAEIPEVKKENVHLTVEEGTLTIRGERFKEKEEKGRKFHRTERSYGTFLRSFTLPVDADDKKIEAKFEEGMLSVFLPKSEAAKPKAIEIKVK
- a CDS encoding GNAT family N-acetyltransferase; amino-acid sequence: MFSIIPDGRAFSEFAILRDGETVRLRAALPEDVPAVDAFLRGVSRESLSMRFMGAVAEVPRPVIEAMCAGDPRENFSLLAVAGPAEGPRIAGLGSYAATGAGGRAEVAFLVHDDFQGRGISTLLLERLAGIAAANGFLGFEAEVLSENLAMINVFRDSGFEVVQAFDGAGVVHVEFPVAARESLRERVELRERVAAANSILPFFRPRSVAVIGASRDPAAIGSLIFRAILRGNFAGAVYPVNRQAASVHGVRAHPSVRDLPEPPDLAIIAVPAEGAVDAAREALATGCRALLVLTSGFAESGPDGAARQAELLEAVRSHGARLIGPNCLGLMNTDPEVRLNASLAPAMAPRGRIGFFSHSAALGIVILEYAAERGLGFSTFVSAGNRADVSGNDLLQFWEEDSSTGLALLYLETFGSARRFARIARRLAHRKPVLCVKSARSRAGRDVARAHIAAGTSGAAGQSDTNVDALFRQAGVIRADTIEEMFDVAALLANQPLPGGNRVGIVGNSGGVLTICADACDAEGLSVVGHAVVDLGAMAEVARYERAVEDAIAREDVDALIAIYACVGECDPRIVGRAIRRAALRAERRSGVAKPVLLCLMGAAGAVAFAGEGEAEGSPRPVFPSYRFPESAARALGKAVPYAAFRRRPAGRVSEFDGVDSAAARAAVAAALDAAGADSVTVDGLPAAEILRAFGLAADPGAPLPGAEATLSVSSDPSFGPLLRIEPRDRTAVVRITPLTDEDVREAAETSGLGRFAGAADLLGRASQMIEELPWISGMRAEIRRSGGEPGTLGLAGVAIDLQRSGSTPSASAPPVPAAEPAGR
- a CDS encoding CBS and ACT domain-containing protein; translated protein: MLVRDIMSSPVAAVPPEATLEDAYRMMREKEIRHLLVFDGERVVGVVTDRDLRLATSALAASPFAPGSRVSSVMVRAPVTASPDDPVEDAARAMRERKIGCLPVMEGERLLGIVTGIDLLDALLAMTGVHKPSGRLEVRLADAPGELARLTAFFAGRGVAVHSILTHPDAGESIRAVLRAGSIEIRPLAADLRREGFDVVWPPDKPWPR